The following are encoded in a window of Fibrobacter succinogenes genomic DNA:
- a CDS encoding AgmX/PglI C-terminal domain-containing protein: MKTTNKKQDAFIASLMPDSDKKMVRIASLSLIVALALGFWATTYERVIDEVLFDTPDSITVAKVTMADPVKKTDEKKPDIKKNKTVPPDHRKRQGGGGKPSGKGNPKAALERGVLKILTALKNNPSADAFVALNQKTAKDIDKVLSKVNGLQTHGTTKLGGRRGPVNAGFNEGSFAGGSGGIGDALGGLVGGSAGPLGTKAMKGHIKAPNPNEIDMGAGGGSRSASDIMKVVRQRTPGLRHIYNKHLKKNPGFQGKVTLRFTIAPGGEIINMALVSSTTGYSAFDSDIKNAVAKWTFGVIKSGNTTVTIPFTFTE; encoded by the coding sequence ATGAAAACGACAAATAAAAAACAAGACGCGTTCATCGCATCCTTGATGCCTGATTCTGACAAGAAAATGGTGCGCATTGCAAGCTTATCGCTGATTGTCGCACTGGCTCTTGGCTTTTGGGCCACGACATATGAACGAGTAATCGACGAAGTGTTGTTTGATACACCAGATAGCATTACCGTCGCAAAAGTAACCATGGCAGATCCTGTCAAAAAAACGGATGAAAAAAAGCCTGATATAAAGAAGAATAAAACTGTTCCGCCGGATCATCGCAAAAGGCAAGGTGGTGGAGGAAAGCCGAGTGGAAAAGGAAATCCGAAAGCTGCTCTCGAACGAGGCGTGCTCAAGATCCTGACTGCTCTGAAAAATAATCCGTCCGCCGATGCTTTTGTTGCGCTGAATCAGAAAACGGCGAAGGACATTGACAAGGTTCTTTCAAAAGTGAATGGCCTTCAGACTCATGGAACAACAAAGCTTGGCGGACGTCGAGGTCCTGTAAATGCAGGATTCAACGAAGGGTCGTTTGCTGGTGGTTCCGGAGGAATTGGCGATGCGCTCGGTGGCTTAGTCGGTGGCTCAGCAGGTCCTCTTGGAACTAAGGCGATGAAAGGTCATATTAAGGCGCCAAATCCAAATGAAATTGATATGGGTGCTGGTGGCGGATCCCGCTCTGCATCTGATATCATGAAAGTTGTGCGTCAGAGAACACCTGGACTTCGTCACATTTACAATAAGCACTTGAAGAAAAATCCGGGATTCCAGGGCAAGGTCACATTGAGGTTTACGATTGCGCCGGGTGGTGAAATTATAAACATGGCTCTTGTTTCTTCTACAACGGGTTACAGCGCATTCGATAGCGATATCAAGAATGCAGTAGCTAAATGGACTTTCGGTGTAATTAAATCGGGTAATACGACAGTGACGATTCCATTTACCTTTACGGAGTAA